The following proteins are co-located in the Clostridiales bacterium genome:
- the scfA gene encoding six-cysteine peptide SCIFF, translating to MKNIKTIAKPTLKNTASKGCGECQTSCQSACKTSCTVANQECENTRRR from the coding sequence ATGAAAAATATCAAGACAATCGCAAAACCGACCTTAAAGAATACGGCCAGCAAAGGCTGCGGTGAATGCCAAACATCTTGTCAGTCTGCCTGCAAAACATCCTGCACGGTAGCCAATCAGGAATGTGAAAATACAAGGCGCAGATAG